ACCttgaaaattgatgttgaaaCACTAAACATAATAGGAATGTATAGACCAAAAGGAAAAGGTAAAAACTGAAAAAATAATAGTTAGGAGACAAATGATTGCATTCATAGTAAAGTTTAGAGGACAaaattgaaataatagaagttGGGGAGGCAGAAGGGCAAGATCATGGAGAGTAGGTAGTGTCGAGAGACTGTATAGTTTGGgagaaaaaacaaaaataaaatattaacctTTGATGATTAACTCGTTTCCATATTATAAAAGAGAAATTATCAGAAAAATCTAAATATTTTCATAAAGTTATACTTTAGTCCCAAGATTTACTTTTTAACATAAAAGTATCGATTATTTCATTTTGGCTAAGTttacaaaaaaatcatttttttttttcttttaacctGAAATTACATATTATTGTGTTTTTATAAATAATCGGGACTTTtatattcaaaaaaaatatttggaCTAAAATATAACTTTTCTAAAAATATTAAGAATTTTACAATTTTCTATTATAAAATGACTAAACCCacaattttctttttcatttacataTAGTGTTGGTTTTGAGTCTTCTAAGACTATCTAAAGAATTCACAAAAAGAAAAGCTTGAGTTAAAATTTTTAACCGTAAACTTACGcattcaatataaataaatccATTTAACTAAACGGgttaaaatatttgatttaaattcctttttttttttttttttttttttttttgtctgttAGTGTGTGTTGCAGATAGTAACAACGTACAAGGTTTTTGTTACATAAATCAGTATACTTTTATCTTTTCTTTTTTGATTCGACCCATCCGATCGCTCCACGTTGCGCACAAGTGAGTGAGACGAGATTCATTCAGGTATCATTCTTAAATCGCAGAATTAGGGTTCTACATTTCAGTTTAGAAGTCATTCGGTCGATGAATCTATAATTCACGTCAAACGTATGTTTCTATACATTTCATAACGAGGGCAATTCTCTAATGACTACTTCTGATATGGTTATTTCCAAACCGTAGTTGATCTCGTCATTAATTTTATGCGTGCTTTCTTCCTTTCAGAAACTGTTGCATAATCGGTAAACGTTCAGATTCAGGTAATGCTGTGCAATTTCCGATTCTATCCTGATTTGATACAGAGTTATAGACCTGACCAATATTATAGGCGTTAATCACTAAAATGAGCGAGGGAACAATGACCACCATTTACATAAATTTCACAAAACAACCACACATTTTGCAAAAATCCCTTTAGTTTAGCGAAATTACTCTATGATCATTCCAACGAATTTGGATATTTTGCGTATATTTACCTTACAAATTACTCGCAGAATAGATTACTTGATGCATCCATCTCCAGAAACAAGTAAAAAAAGAGCAATTGAAGAGCTTAGCGATTCTCAGGATGACCATCATCCAACCACCATTACTCGTCAAAGAAGAGGGAACCGTGGCAATATGGTAAATCAAGCTAagaagttgaactctgataaagTTCATAGTTACCTAGAGTAAGCTaaacctttttatttttatttatgtatatAATTTTCAATAACCAATAGTATTTACTTTCATTaagttttttaattaaacataacaaacaacaatcATTAGAATGACTCATTCCATTCCCTCAAGCCAACCAAACATGATAATGGAATGTATTGgtccattccattccatcataCTAAACAAACCCttaattttacatgttttttgTATATCATGTAGGAATTTATGGCTCAGCATTCCAGAGGATAAAAAGAGTTCATTCACACATCTTGATCCATTGTGGTATACTTTGTACTCTAGTGACTCCAACAAAGAAAAGGTGTTGAACTGGATCAAGAAAAAAGACATATTTTCTCGAAAATATGTGGTTTTTCCCATTGTTCAGTGGTGAGTAatccttaaaaattaaaatacatcAATTTTAGCATATTctcttatgttttttttattggaAAGTGAATGTGATTTTGTCAGGGGTCATTGGAGTGTGTTGATATTTTGTCACTTTGGTGAAAGTTTAGGATCAAAATTCAAAACTCCATGCATTTTGTTGCTGGATTCACTAGCAAAAGCTGATCATTCCAAGCAACTGGAACCTGTAATAAGAAAGTAATGTTTGATTTTGTAATTTTATATTCATCtgtcttttttttttatgtttctagGGTTtgtttggttcattagttatgGTGGAATTGGAATACGAGATTCCATTCCATTTCTGCCAACAAAACTCATGACAGATTGCTGACTTTGGCCATGTCAGATTTGTTTCTGATATCTACAGGAATTTAGAGAGGACAGAGgataaaaaattgttgcttaAAATGCCATTTTTAGTTCCTAAGGTGACTTGATAgaatttcttgattttttttttttttttttttttaattttaaatttgatttattgaatgatatattgaaaaaaaagagttttgaaTTATCAGGTTCCACAGCAGAGAGATAATCAGGAATGTGGTTTTTTTGCTCTTTATTATATAAAGCTTTTTGTTGAGAATGCTCCTGAAAGTTTTAGCATATCCAATGGGTACCCTTATTTTGTAAGTTCCTTTtgccactttttttttttttttttttttttttcttctcgaAAATACATAAGGGTATGTTTGATATATatgatggaatggaatcacaaaaaaGGAATGGAATGAGGCATTCCATTCTATGATCATGTTTGGTTGGCTTGTAGAACGGAATGAATTTTCTATAGACAATACAATgtgtaattttaactttattttatacTTTGTTTTAATTGTAGTTAAGAATTTTTTTACTTACAAAAAAATGTAATGGAAGGTTATTGAACACCATTTTATATCAAGAAGTTAAAAGGTTATACACTTTTCTTTTCTACAAATTTGGCTCgagtttttaaattttgttatgaatttttggtccaaacatttttttttacaaatttgctaactttttttacaactttgtttttacatgtttttaaaaCTAAGTTCTTTTTACAAAATAACTATTTATACAACCTcttttataactttcttttttaCAAATTAGTTTTCACAAAATTACTTTTATTACAACTTTTGTTTTACATATTTGTTTTTCTGCATGTAAGGTTGTGAAAAACATGTAAAAGTTTCTTTTTTACATATTCGTTTTTATGCATGTTTTGTAAGattttttctttttcaagaaattagttgttttttttttttttttttttttttttttttttttttttacaaattcctTTTCTAACTTTCTTGCATATTCATTTTCATATATGTAAGGCTGTAAAAATTCGTTTTGTTTTTACATATTTGTAAAAAAACTGAAGTTGTAGAAAAAATTAAGGCAAAAAGTTGTaaaaagtatttttataaaaaaaaacaatttctttacgaccaaatatatatatatatatatatatatatatatatatatatatatatatatatatatatatatatatatatatatatatatatatatatatataaactaagttGTAAAAAAACAAAAGTTCTAGTATACATTTGAATGTACCAAATAATCTTTTTAGtgattgattttgattttagatttTGTTTCgttttgtatgtttatgtgtttgtagATGAAGAAAGACTGGTTTAGTTCCGAAGGTTTGGATGGGTTTTGCAAAACTCTTGATTCTTCTCACAAATAGCATTCATTCATTTGCAACTTTTATTTATGTAAATAAACAAAAAGCAGTCGTATTTTTGTTTTTCTGTTAAAACCTCAAAAACTAACATGACTTGAGCTAGTTGCAACTTTTGAAACTGGTTTTATAGTTGGACTATTTCTATATagacatttttttttttacttttctatGAAAAAAAAAGAGATGAACCAGCAAAGCCTATATCAAAATTGAGCATGTTTGTCTTCATTGGTGAAGGAATGAAGAACAAATTCAGTATTTGATTTCCCTTGATTGAAGGAAATTTCagtgtttgaaaatgaaaaaccAAACCCCTAATATGCAAAAAGTATTGATTTAACAAGTAACCTCAGTATTTGATGTTTAACATACAAAAATGCAGTGGTTTTGACATAAAACAAggtaaaataattttataatgtAACCATATCGACATGCAAAATCAAAGATTAAAGTTGACTTGCCATTATTTTTTTCTCTAAAAATACATGAAAAATTAGAAACAAAACACTAATTAATTAAGACATAAGTACCTAGTTTTTTTTGGTCTCATGAATGGTCTATGtggtttaaatttttttatagatAGTCATtttggctaagtggtttagttttGATTTGTTAAGTCACAACACATGTTAGACATGTGAGGACAAAAATGGTTTTTgacaaaccacatggaccatttatgaagatttGTCTATAATTAATTTTGGTCTTTGATTTTTATAGCGACATATGATTGGATCATCCAACAATTTCATATGTTTACATGACAATTGTTGTCTATAGCATCTAAAGATCACCACACATAAACGTTGTATATAAAAACCACCATCACACGGTACAACAACATTTTGCAACAATAAGATGATTCAACAAAATTGCCTGTAAAAATGTATGTTTTGACCGAAGTCAGATTCCAAAAGGTTGTAACTACTCACCTTGCAACTATTTTCTTATGAGAACAACATCCTCGTATTTCCATTATCCACTTTCACACATTTAACATTCTTGTGTATTTGAATCGCATACAACGTGTATAGTTTTGGGCTAGTAAACCTAatgaagtgtaacatcccaaattttaaaccaaaatttcTAGTTTAAATAAAAGCATTCATCCCAATTCCATTCTCAAAAGATATATAAATAATCATTTGTTCAAGTTTGATAACCATAATTAAAATcaagagtaataaaatgaaattaAATGTACAAAAGTCTCGAGACATATCCAAAGATGTTATGCAATCAAGTCACGTATACCCCTTGCTACTAGAGCAACCTGTGACATTTAAAATTTAACTAGTAAACATAAAGCTTAATGAGCACCTCAAAATACAACATACTCATGTGAATGTTATGATGACATCATAGTCGTACGCTACTTCTGTTTATTACCACCACGGTCTTTCTTGTTATGATCTCACATAATCTTTCATGCAAGTTTTGTGGTACCACTATAATCTTTCATGCAAATTCACAAAGATAATCTAGCATGCCATGAAACCTGGTATCCTACATAGTATCGTGAGTATTTaagtgtcttaatggataaaatttccaactttatccatataaATGGCTCAAATAACCCTAATCTATAACCCTAACTTTAAAGTGTGCATGGATCAAGTGAAATCCATTCATAAACTCTTTCTTATTCTCAAATGAccacaaaataacttgtatccattcCACGGTTCTGGAGTTActcaaactaaaaaaaaacatCAAGTGTAAAAGGACCAAACATGACCAATACCCAACCAAAGTCTAGACCTAAGCATGGatctaaataaaacaaagaaCTTTATGACCTCCAAAGATCCAAAAGCACAAGAAAAGGATGGATCCTTAATGAATCAAACCCCTGAGCACCACCAAGGTCTAAAAATCGCACTAAATAAAAGCACTAGATCATACCTTCGATTCTTGGGGTCTAGTTTTTCTCAGTAGCTCGAATTAATGAACATCATGACCACAAACTAAGAAAATTGTCCCAACACAATGGACGGAATCAATAACATATTTACATAAAAACTCTTGGTTTGAGGCTTTGAGcaacaaagataaaaaaaacgATAGTCTTGAAGCTTTATTCTTGCCACTTTGAACCAAAATTAGCATAAATTTGTTTTGAACAAGTACGAACGAAAACTTTGCAAGAAAGAACATTGTGATCAGAAAGTATCAGATGCACATAATAGTGAAAACAATAggcacataacatatataaaccTAAATCACCAAATCTTCACCAAACTTACAATTATTTGATGGTAAAATCAAACAAAACAATACACATTTAATATAATCAAGAACAAAGACCGAAAGAAGGTTTGCCTTTCTTGTTGACTTCTTCAAGCTAACTTCGTCAAGCACTTAAGTCATCAAACACTCAATCTAATTTGGGTTGGTGCTTTCTTCGGTTCGATGTGAAGTAGCGATCAATAAGAAAATTTTGTGTGCGTACGTCATTCGTTAAGATGAACGTGAACGTGAAGAATTTTGTGAGTTTCTTTCGTATGTCAGCTCAAGCAAAAGGCATGTGAACGAGCTAGGGCTTTCTTTTCGGTTTGATACTGGGGGAGATTTGGGCGCCAATTGAAAACAAATATAATGTAGACaaatcttcataaatggtccatgtagtTTGTAAAGACAAATTTACCATGGTATGAAGTGCCCATGTTATGACTTAACATACCAAAACTAATAGTGTTAGCCAAAATAACTATCTGTaaaaggtttttaaacaatgtttaCCCTCCATaagacaaaaaagaaaaaaaagaaactcaagttgattgtttgaaaaaccatagGAACCGTTTTTGAAGATTTgttattaattaattatgaaGATAGTCATAAAAGTTTAAACTCCCCAAACACTAGGGGTTTGTTGTAATTTTCTTTTTCCAAGGCCTCCGTCGAAATGACATTTTTGTTCCTATTTATCTTTGCTATAAATTAGAGTAGGGTTTCACTTCAAGTCTTCGTCTCAGCCGACTGCCGAACTTACGAACGAGGCTGCCATCGGATCTCTCAGAAGAAGGTATGACTGATGAATTAGTGTTCTGTAATTCCTTCTGTTTAATTGATTTCTAATCATATGAAATCTGCATCTGTAGACTTTCAAAACCAGCGCAAACTGTTTCCTTAGGTTCTTCTTATATATTCATACTTGTCGGATCTGTACGCTCGTCATGATTTTTAATTCTAGATAGTGTATATAGTCATACTGAGTTCTAATGGTGATTAGGGTTTCGAAAAGTAGTTGCGTAATTGAATGGAAGTTGCAATTCACCAAGTAATTTTGTGTTGCTCTTGTGTCATGATTCGACAGTTTTGATTTTTGATCTTATTGTTAAGATCCGAGTTCATTTAGGTTACGAATTTAACAGGGCTGATAATGTCGTCAATATATTAAAACATTAGAGAAACTTGTTTAGAGACATGATTGTTGGCATCCAATTGCAAATATGAACTAGGATTTGATACAAATACATCGATATGAAATTTTGTTCACAGTTTTTATTAGATTGAATATATTTACCATACGAATTATTACTTGCAGAAGAGAATACTCGATCATCCAGAAATGGCACCTACATTCTATGTTGGTTCAGAAGCCGGTCTCAAGAAGCTCGATGAGTACCTTTTAACCCGTAGTTACATCACTGGGTGAGTCAAAATTACCATCTGAAAAACATGTGATTGATTCTTCATTTCTCAATGAAGATTACTTCTCACCATTGTTACCACAGGTACCAAGCTTCAAAGGATGATCTCACTGTTCATGCTGCTTTCACAAAACAACCATCATCCCAATATGTCAATGTATCTCGTTGGTTCAACCACATTGATGCACTTCTAAGAATCTCGTAAGTTCCTAAAATCTTAATcctcattttttttttcacactTCATTCAGAATCTTTACACGTCACCCTTCTTCTAGTGGTGTTTCTGCTGAAGGAAGTGGCGTTACTGTTGAGGGATCTGCTTGTTTCCCTGAAGAAGCCATTGCAACCCCTCCTGTCAACGGAACAAAGGTAAGTAAGTTTCACATAAATTGCTTAATGATTATACATTTGGTTTTGTT
The genomic region above belongs to Lactuca sativa cultivar Salinas chromosome 4, Lsat_Salinas_v11, whole genome shotgun sequence and contains:
- the LOC111877355 gene encoding probable ubiquitin-like-specific protease 2A isoform X1 produces the protein MHPSPETSKKRAIEELSDSQDDHHPTTITRQRRGNRGNMVNQAKKLNSDKVHSYLENLWLSIPEDKKSSFTHLDPLWYTLYSSDSNKEKVLNWIKKKDIFSRKYVVFPIVQWGHWSVLIFCHFGESLGSKFKTPCILLLDSLAKADHSKQLEPVIRKFVSDIYRNLERTEDKKLLLKMPFLVPKVPQQRDNQECGFFALYYIKLFVENAPESFSISNGYPYFMKKDWFSSEGLDGFCKTLDSSHK
- the LOC111877355 gene encoding probable ubiquitin-like-specific protease 2A isoform X2, encoding MHPSPETSKKRAIEELSDSQDDHHPTTITRQRRGNRGNMVNQAKKLNSDKVHSYLENLWLSIPEDKKSSFTHLDPLWYTLYSSDSNKEKVLNWIKKKDIFSRKYVVFPIVQWGHWSVLIFCHFGESLGSKFKTPCILLLDSLAKADHSKQLEPVIRKNLERTEDKKLLLKMPFLVPKVPQQRDNQECGFFALYYIKLFVENAPESFSISNGYPYFMKKDWFSSEGLDGFCKTLDSSHK